In Amphiprion ocellaris isolate individual 3 ecotype Okinawa chromosome 3, ASM2253959v1, whole genome shotgun sequence, one genomic interval encodes:
- the LOC111578075 gene encoding LOW QUALITY PROTEIN: immunoglobulin superfamily member 22 (The sequence of the model RefSeq protein was modified relative to this genomic sequence to represent the inferred CDS: substituted 2 bases at 2 genomic stop codons) encodes MGEKSRFKPGSDLNIIIMAAELLQVAGGRMEQHMSEMQMSSSTLTSSMSSSKFRKVVQSLSKTTDEHSGVEHKTSAAVESFSQVQKPPDIPDFEEKLRPITARLRDLWKIACHSNKAVFKIKVTGNPQPSVSWEQDNGSPLPDATTSFYDNITNQHILKFKNLSLEDADVYKCIASNKHGEATFSVSLTVTENPAMDFKKMLKKRAPLVEKKEEKKPPTEEEMLKILAGADRKDYERICAEYGFTNFRGILKKLKEMKKKAEVEMVRVLKPLEDISVRADSNVVFDTILELKDPNIRMHWFLGAELLRIQYSQGKYEVKQMGTKHMLCISSVGLSDMGTYSLQVGDKRLSAQLNVIDEPLKFLSDFKPKKVTERQTAAFEVRLSKKTDAPLVWKVKGKEVKRDEKFDVSLSEDGLTYTLKIKDVKVSDTGDYTISIRDLTATVPLFIERIPIKFTSSLKNVRVQERGNARLECEMSSKDVHLRWLTDGRDITGDHRYVFMREGKRAEVILEDCHLADEGQYSVICTQDNDEQQYVTSANLTVDERFASVKSGMSDAQCATGSPAELCVVLDDVKVDGVWLKDGVEISQLSGVQVGKQGAIHKLIFSGVTESHEGKYTFRAKGAESEAVLSIADPPEIDPSVLDLLGTQPVTVKAGQTATIKIPFKGKPPPKVTWXKDRVEVMEDERTKVERTADGTSLVLNRCVREDSCAIMLRLKSDCGTAVANLQLSVIDHPKLPQGKVEFPEPSGRCIRMKWKAPRDNGGKQVTSFMIERRPAGKKSWTRVGEVDGSTTVFSDGKVEEGQAYQFRIRAVNAEGLSEPLETEEVRAGEPIGERSFKLQIIIISADMNIIHLGTNARKLKRHVRFDISNPVEAPGLVRNLCVSDSTNSSISLKWTPPEQGDEPSGYILELRPEGMKEWMKATKIPISGAAFTVARLQERMKYYFHIWAVNEGGVGEPVELSEGVLAMPPPAVPRFDLQGKLKNYMVIRAGTKLCLNLGFTASPPPVLTWYRDNILTTGKEVITKGKNHSQFLISSSRXADSGIYCVHLKNDCGEAYYDVNVRVSDFPRPPKNLLLEEEVPGTVTLQWDHTPDLADDDDGAHYVILKRDTSTASWFTVAESVFSSKYTVTGLLPGRKYYFRVIAQNSIGDSDPLDSKEPFIIAKEKKCISSLRVKEYASPPRQVKPTFLLPLKDHAVCRGRDCTMSCAYQGLPTPQACWFKGESKISDFPRFWHSTASGVCTLVIPTCGATDGGEYTLVLENPPGTAKCSCKLVIYDKDDKGLLESLTNQGNKEKLIL; translated from the exons ATGGGGGAGAAATCCAGATTCAAA CCAGGTTCAGATCTTAACATCATCATTATGGCAGCCGAGCTTCTCCAGGTCGCTGGAGGCAGAATGGAGCAGCATATGTCAGAGATGCAGATGTCTTCTTCCACCTTGACCTCGTCCATGAGCTCCAGCAAGTTCAGAAAAGTGGTTCAGAGCTTGTCGAAGACCACAGACG AGCACTCCGGTGTGGAGCATAAAACCTCAGCTGCAGTGGAGTCCTTCAGCCAGGTTCAGAAACCCCCCGATATTCCAGATTTTGAGGAGAAGCTACGCCCCATCACAGCCAG ATTAAGAGACTTGTGGAAGATAGCCTGTCACA GTAACAAGGCAGTGTTTAAGATAAAGGTGACAGGGAATCCTCAGCCCAGTGTTAGCTGGGAGCAGGACAACGGAAGCCCACTGCCTGATGCCACTACATCTTTCTATGACAACATTACCAATCAACATATACTTAAG TTTAAAAACCTGAGCCTGGAGGATGCGGATGTCTACAAGTGCATTGCCTCCAACAAGCATGGAGAAGCCACCTTCTCTGTTTCCCTCACCGTTACAGAAA ATCCGGCGATGGACTTCAAAAAGATGCTGAAGAAACG AGCTCCGCT TgtggagaagaaagaggagaagaagccACCTACAGAGGAGGAGATGTTAAAGATCCTGGCTGGAGCTGACAGGAAGGACTACGAGAGGATCTGTGCCGAGTACGGCTTCACCAACTTCAGAGGCATCCTCAAGAAGctgaaggagatgaagaagaaagcGGAGGTGGAG ATGGTGCGTGTGCTGAAGCCTCTGGAAGACATCAGTGTCAGAGCTGACAGCAACGTCGTCTTTGACACCATCCTGGAACTGAAGGATCCAAACATCAGGATGCACTGGTTCCTG GGTGCAGAGCTGCTGAGAATCCAGTACTCTCAAGGGAAATACGAAGTGAAACAGATGGGAACCAAACACATGTTATGCATCTCTAGTGTGGGCCTCAGTGACATGGGCACCTACAGTCTGCAGGTTGGAGACAAGAGACTGTCAGCCCAGCTTAACGTCATAG ATGAACCTCTTAAATTCTTGTCTGACTTCAAGCCGAAGAAAGTGACGGAGCGACAGACTGCTGCGTTTGAGGTCCGTCTTTCCAAGAAGACAGATGCACCTCTCGTCTGGAAG gTAAAAGGAAAGGAAGTAAAAAGAGACGAAAAGTTTGATGTGTCTCTGTCTGAAGATGGTCTGACCTACACCTTGAAGATTAAAGATGTGAAAGTCAGTGACACCGGAGATTACACCATCAGCATCAGAGACCTCACCGCCACAGTGCCTCTCTTCATTGAAC GGATTCCCATCAAGTTCACCAGCAGCTTGAAGAATGTCCGTGTGCAGGAGAGAGGCAACGCTCGCCTGGAGTGTGAGATGAGCTCCAAGGACGTGCACCTTCGCTGGCTGACGGATGGGCGTGATATCACAGGAGATCATCGCTACGTCTTCATGCGGGAGGGAAAGAGGGCAGAGGTCATCCTGGAGGACTGTCACCTGGCAGATGAAGGACAATACTCTGTAATCTGCACTCAGGACAATGATGAACAGCAATACGTCACTTCTGCTAATCTCACTGTAGATG AGCGCTTTGCCTCAGTGAAGAGTGGTATGTCGGATGCTCAGTGTGCCACAGGCTCTCCTGCAGAGCTGTGTGTCGTCCTTGATGATGTGAAGGTGGATGGAGTTTGGCTGAAGGATGGAGTGGAG ATCTCTCAGCTGAGCGGGGTTCAGGTGGGGAAACAAGGAGCCATCCACAAACTCATCTTTTCTGGTGTGACTGAGTCTCACGAGGGCAAGTACACCTTCAGAGCCAAAGGAGCAGAGAGTGAGGCTGTGCTCAGCATTGCAG ACCCTCCAGAGATTGATCCCTCTGTTCTGGACTTGTTGGGGACCCAACCTGTGACTGTAAAGGCAGGCCAGACAGCCACCATTAAGATCCCCTTCAAGGGCAAACCGCCTCCAAAGGTCACCTGGTGAAAGGACAGagtggaggtgatggaggatgAGAGGACGAAGGTGGAGCGGACAGCTGATGGAACCTCGCTGGTGCTGAACAG ATGTGTGCGAGAAGACAGCTGCGCAATTATGCTCCGTCTAAAGAGTGACTGTGGTACTGCTGTCGCCAACCTGCAGCTCAGTGTGATCG ACCATCCAAAGCTTCCTCAGGGGAAAGTTGAGTTTCCTGAGCCGTCAGGAAGATGTATCAGGATGAAGTGGAAGGCTCCTCGTGACAACGGTGGTAAACAGGTGACCAGCTTCATGATTGAAAGGCGTCCAGCAGGTAAGAAGTCCTGGACCAGGGTGGGAGAGGTGGACGGCAGCACCACCGTGTTCAGTGATGGCAAAGTGGAAGAAGGCCAAGCGTACCAGTTTCGCATCAGGGCTGTGAATGCAGAGGGACTGAGTGAGCCTCTGGAGACAGAGGAGGTCCGTGCAGGAGAGCCCATAGGTGAAAGATCATTCAAACTGCAGATTATCATCATCAGTGCTGACATGAATATCATACATCTAGGTACAAATGCCAGAAAGCTTAAAAGACATGTGAGGTTCGACA TTTCCAACCCTGTAGAAGCTCCTGGTCTGGTGAGAAACCTCTGTGTGTCTGATTCCACAAACTCCTCCATTTCACTGAAGTGGACTCCTCCAGAGCAAGGAGACGAGCCCTCAGGTTACATCCTGGAGCTCCGGCCTGAAGGAATGAAAGAGTGGATGAAAGCCACTAAGATCCCCATCAGTGGTGCTGCCTTCACGGTGGCAAGACTGCAGGAACGGATGAAGTATTACTTTCATATCTGGGCTGTTAATGAAGGAGGGGTGGGAGAGCCTGTGGAGCTGTCGGAGGGTGTCTTGGCCATGCCTCCACCTG CTGTACCCAGGTTTGATCTCCAGGGAAAGCTGAAAAACTATATGGTTATCCGAGCTGGAACAAAACTTTGCCTTAACCTCGGCTTCACT GCTTCACCTCCTCCTGTGCTGACCTGGTACAGGGACAACATTCTCACTACAGGGAAAGAGGTCATCACAAAGGGCAAGAACCACTCCCAGTTCCTAATTTCTTCCTCTCGATGAGCTGACTCAGGCATCTACTGTGTTCACCTGAAGAATGACTGTGGAGAGGCTTATTATGATGTCAATGTCAGGGT CTCAGACTTTCCTCGACCTCCAAAGAACCTCCTCCTGGAAGAGGAGGTCCCGGGTACGGTGACTCTGCAGTGGGATCACACTCCAGACCTGGCTGACGACGATGATGGAGCTCATTATGTCATCCTCAAACGAGACACAAGCACTGCCTCCTGGTTCACTGTGGCCGAGTCTGTCTTCAGCAGCAAGTACACTGTGACTGGACTTCTTCCAGGGAGAAAATACTACTTCAGGGTCATTGCACAGAACTCCATCGGTGACAGCGATCCCTTAGACTCAAAGGAACCCTTCATCATTGCCAAGGAGAAAA AGTGCATCAGTAGCCTTCGGGTGAAGGAATATGCATCACCACCACGTCAGGTGAAGCCTACTTTCCTGCTGCCGCTGAAGGACCATGCTGTTTGTAGAGGACGTGACTGCACCATGAGCTGTGCCTATCAGGGACTACCAACACCACAG GCCTGCTGGTTTAAAGGGGAATCCAAGATCTCTGACTTCCCTCGGTTCTGGCACAGCACAGCCAGTGGAGTGTGTACGCTGGTCATCCCCACATGTGGAGCCACAGATGGAGGAGAATACACTCTGGTGCTGGAGAACCCTCCTGGCACAGCCAAGTGCTCCTGCAAACTGGTCATATATG ATAAGGATGACAAGGGTCTGCTGGAGAGCCTGACCAATCAGGGAAACAAAGAGAAGCTTATTTTGTAA